The stretch of DNA TGTGGGGTCTAGCTTATTTCGTTTTTCCGCAGGAGTCTTCAGAAATAGCCGACCATCTAACTAATGAAATAATATGAAGAGATAAGCAAAAAGAAGCGAAATCCGTTGATTGGAGTGGAGGCGGCGACAAAAGCCGTGCCCGCGAAACGCGTCGCCGCAATGGAAATTAACATTTTCTTGCATAGGCTCTTTTTCAGTTATATTCACTCATATTTTTCTTTGTCTACAGTCTGAAGCGTTCCTCATGATAGAGAAACGCTAGGCTTGTTGATGTGCTTCTTCATTGAGTAACACCTTTTCAAAATCTTGTTCTGGTTTTTTCCGTGTCGATGTCAAAACTAAGTAAGATACAAGGAATAATGCGCCTGTCACGAAAAAGACAGAAGATATCCCAATATATCCACTAACCAGTCCTCCGAACATCGGACCGATTATATTCCCGAAAAATCGGAAACTCGTATTGTATCCCATCATTTCGCCTTGAATCTCTATTGGTGATTCACGTCTGACGAGAGCAGTAGTAATTGGAACCAGTCCACCTACGGCAATCCCGAATAATAGACGCAACCCAATCAATTGCCAAAGTTCGGTTACAAAAGCCTGAGGAATGATAAACAGGAAAGCCAGTATAAGCAACATGCTTAACACTTTCTCATAGCCGATTGAATCCCCCAGTTGCCCCCATTTCCGTGCAAATAATAAGTTTCCGATTCCTGCGGCACTAAACGTGATGCCCGCAAGTAATGCTACATCTGAAGAATCGGATAAACTTGATACGTAAAGTGAAAGAAGCGGCTGGATGCTAAAGTTCCCAATTTGAATTAATGCAGTGATAATCATGACATTAAGCACCAGTCTATGATGAATGATGCCTGACATTACGGTTTTTCTTGAGTAAACATGTGCATTGACTGTAGCAATTTTTTTCGTTTCGCTTATGCCAAACATAACCAGAATGGCTGCAAAAGCTATAACTGCGGAAGTAATGACAAATGTGTACTG from Paenisporosarcina sp. FSL H8-0542 encodes:
- a CDS encoding MFS transporter, which produces MANQKRNFYIIWISNFLVAGTATMIMPFLSLYIDTMGNFSDAYVQKWAGFVFGITFVSAFLMSPIWGRIADRFGYKPILIITGFGISISILLMGFVHSVEAFFLLRLFMGVVTGFIPTSLAFISSQTAKEVAGKTLGTLQMGSVSGTLFGPVLGGLLADSFGFQYTFVITSAVIAFAAILVMFGISETKKIATVNAHVYSRKTVMSGIIHHRLVLNVMIITALIQIGNFSIQPLLSLYVSSLSDSSDVALLAGITFSAAGIGNLLFARKWGQLGDSIGYEKVLSMLLILAFLFIIPQAFVTELWQLIGLRLLFGIAVGGLVPITTALVRRESPIEIQGEMMGYNTSFRFFGNIIGPMFGGLVSGYIGISSVFFVTGALFLVSYLVLTSTRKKPEQDFEKVLLNEEAHQQA